In one window of uncultured Sphaerochaeta sp. DNA:
- a CDS encoding branched-chain amino acid ABC transporter permease has product MGIAEFFQHLMNGLTLGGIYALIALGYTMVYGILKFINFAHGDILMAGAYIGLFVFDGLRGDAPLGTWTLIAFFLAMLISMGFSAVLGMSIERIAYKPLRGATRLAPLLSAIGVSFILSNSAAWAFGTHSRKFNYPFDNTPVHIGEVVITPHQILILSVSLIMMIILKLFVDKTRMGKAMRATSLDQGTAMLMGINVNKVISMTFAIGSALAAVGGILIALDFKVYATMGTMTGLKAFVAAVVGGIGNISGAMFGGILLGVLETFGVAVFGIPTGLKDTIAFGVLILILLIKPEGLFGKVEKEKV; this is encoded by the coding sequence GTGGGAATTGCCGAATTCTTTCAACATTTGATGAATGGCCTGACCTTGGGGGGCATCTATGCCCTGATAGCCCTGGGGTACACCATGGTGTACGGCATTCTGAAATTTATCAACTTCGCCCATGGTGACATATTAATGGCTGGGGCTTATATTGGTCTGTTTGTGTTTGATGGACTGAGAGGGGATGCCCCGCTTGGAACTTGGACACTGATAGCCTTCTTCCTAGCTATGCTTATCAGTATGGGGTTCAGTGCCGTACTTGGTATGTCCATTGAGCGTATTGCGTATAAACCGCTAAGGGGAGCAACCAGACTTGCCCCGCTTCTCAGTGCTATTGGTGTTTCATTTATTCTCTCCAACAGTGCTGCATGGGCCTTTGGCACACACTCCAGAAAATTCAACTATCCTTTTGACAATACGCCGGTTCATATCGGGGAGGTTGTTATCACACCTCACCAGATTCTCATCTTGAGTGTCTCCTTGATTATGATGATCATTCTCAAGCTCTTTGTTGATAAGACCAGGATGGGGAAGGCCATGCGCGCAACCAGCTTGGATCAGGGAACAGCTATGTTGATGGGAATCAATGTTAACAAGGTTATCAGTATGACGTTCGCAATCGGGAGCGCATTGGCCGCAGTCGGTGGTATCTTGATAGCTCTGGACTTCAAGGTCTACGCTACGATGGGTACCATGACAGGGCTTAAAGCTTTTGTTGCCGCTGTTGTTGGCGGAATCGGGAATATCAGCGGAGCCATGTTCGGAGGAATCTTGCTCGGTGTATTGGAAACATTTGGTGTTGCCGTCTTTGGTATTCCAACCGGTCTGAAGGATACCATTGCCTTTGGTGTATTGATTCTCATTCTCTTGATCAAGCCGGAAGGACTGTTCGGCAAGGTCGAAAAGGAGAAGGTGTAA